Within the Burkholderiales bacterium genome, the region CAAATCGAGCTGCACGCGGCTGCGCAGTTTTTTTGCCACGATGACCGCCGCCGCCCAGCTAATCCCGGCCGCGGTGGCGATGATGCTGCTGGCAAGGCTGCCTTGCGGATTCCACGGCTGGAGGATAAAAAACAAGCCCGCAAGCGCCATGGCAACCGCGAGCCACTGCATGCCGTGTATGCGTTCATGCAGCAGCGGCCATGCAAGAATCAACAGCCAGAAGGTCATGGTGTAGGAAAGCACCGCGGTCTTGCCGGCGCCGCCGTCCACCACCGCCCACATGATTAGTGCGGTAAATATCGTGGTTTGCAGCAAGCCCAGCAGCAGCGTGGATTTTAGTTCCACCGGGCGCAACGGTTTTCTCATCCAGGCCAAAACCGCGAACAAACACAGCGCGCCGAAAAAGGTGCGCAGCGCGGCGAAATCAAAAGGCCCGCAGAAGGCCAGCACTTTTTTCATCACCACCCAGTTATAGCCCCAGATGAAAGCGAGCACGATGAGCGCCAAGGCGGCGGAGCGGGGGTGGGATTTATTATT harbors:
- a CDS encoding EamA family transporter: MNNKSHPRSAALALIVLAFIWGYNWVVMKKVLAFCGPFDFAALRTFFGALCLFAVLAWMRKPLRPVELKSTLLLGLLQTTIFTALIMWAVVDGGAGKTAVLSYTMTFWLLILAWPLLHERIHGMQWLAVAMALAGLFFILQPWNPQGSLASSIIATAAGISWAAAVIVAKKLRSRVQLDLLSLTAWQMLLGAIVLVGITFLVPQQPIELSGYFWFAVIYNAVLGTALAWLLWLYVLEHLPAGTAGLGSLMVPVVGVLAAWLELGEQPKQWEIAGMLSIGAALLLLSLLGLREPKIDPEMAQE